The following proteins come from a genomic window of Malus domestica chromosome 02, GDT2T_hap1:
- the LOC103406800 gene encoding deoxyhypusine synthase-like isoform X1: protein MGDDRLASTHSTVFIESEDLHGQRTEIEGYDFNQGVDYPRLVSSMVSTGFQASNLGDAIQIVNQMLDWSLADEAIDEDCNEEERDLKYRKSVKCKVFLGFTSNLVSSGIRDTIRYLVEHHMVDVVVSTAGGIEEDLVKCLAPTYRGDFSLPGALLRSKGLNRIGNLLVPNDNYCKFEDWIIPIFDQMLKDQTEQNLLWTPSKLISRLGKEINDRRSYLYWAYKNNIPVYCPGLTDGSLGDMLYFHSFRSPGLIIDLVQDIRAMNDEAVHASPRKTGMIILGGGMPKHHISNANMFRNGADYAVFINTAQEFDGSDSGARPDEAVSWGKIRDSAKTVKVHCDATIAFPLLVAETFAKNAVQTTT, encoded by the exons ATGGGAGATGACCGGTTGGCATCCACGCACTCTACAGTGTTCATAGAGTCAGAGGATTTGCATGGCCAAAGGACTGAAATCGAAGGATATGATTTCAATCAGGGAGTAGACTACCCTCGCCTCGTTAGCTCCATGGTCTCCACCGGCTTCCAAGCCTCCAATCTCGGAGATGCCATTCAAATCGTCAACCAAATG CTAGATTGGAGTCTAGCAGATGAGGCTATAGATGAAGATTGCAATGAGGAGGAGAGGGATTTGAAATACAGAAAGTCGGTGAAATGCAAGGTGTTTCTAGGTTTTACTTCGAATTTGGTTTCGTCTGGGATTAGAGATACAATTCGGTACTTGGTGGAGCACCATATGGTGGATGTTGTGGTTTCAACTGCTGGGGGTATAGAGGAGGATCTAGTTAAATGCCTTGCGCCCACTTACAGAGGTGATTTCTCTCTACCGGGAGCACTTTTACGGTCAAAAGGCTTGAATCGTATTGGTAATTTGCTTGTTCCTAATGACAACTACTGCAAATTTGAGGATTGGATCATACCAATTTTCGACCAGATGTTGAAGGACCAAACTGAGCAG aACTTATTGTGGACTCCGTCTAAATTGATTTCACGCTTGGGGAAGGAAATAAATGATCGACGTTCATACCTTTATTGGGCATACAAG AACAATATCCCAGTTTATTGTCCAGGTTTAACGGATGGCTCACTGGGAGACATGTTGTACTTTCATTCTTTCCGCAGCCCAGGCCTGATCATCGACTTAGTGCAAG ATATTAGGGCCATGAATGATGAAGCTGTCCATGCAAGCCCAAGGAAGACTGGAATGATCATTCTCGGAGGGGGCATGCCCAAACATCACATTTCCAATGCCAATATGTTTCGTAATGGTGCGGATTATGCTGTCTTCATCAATACTGCGCAAGAGTTTGATGGGAGTGATTCTGGAGCGCGTCCTGACGAGGCTGTATCATGGGGAAAAATACGGGATTCTGCCAAAACTGTCAAG GTGCATTGCGATGCAACAATTGCTTTCCCTCTGCTGGTTGCTGAAACATTTGCGAAGAACGCTGTCCAGACTACGACTTGA
- the LOC103406800 gene encoding deoxyhypusine synthase-like isoform X2 yields the protein MVDVVVSTAGGIEEDLVKCLAPTYRGDFSLPGALLRSKGLNRIGNLLVPNDNYCKFEDWIIPIFDQMLKDQTEQNLLWTPSKLISRLGKEINDRRSYLYWAYKNNIPVYCPGLTDGSLGDMLYFHSFRSPGLIIDLVQDIRAMNDEAVHASPRKTGMIILGGGMPKHHISNANMFRNGADYAVFINTAQEFDGSDSGARPDEAVSWGKIRDSAKTVKVHCDATIAFPLLVAETFAKNAVQTTT from the exons ATGGTGGATGTTGTGGTTTCAACTGCTGGGGGTATAGAGGAGGATCTAGTTAAATGCCTTGCGCCCACTTACAGAGGTGATTTCTCTCTACCGGGAGCACTTTTACGGTCAAAAGGCTTGAATCGTATTGGTAATTTGCTTGTTCCTAATGACAACTACTGCAAATTTGAGGATTGGATCATACCAATTTTCGACCAGATGTTGAAGGACCAAACTGAGCAG aACTTATTGTGGACTCCGTCTAAATTGATTTCACGCTTGGGGAAGGAAATAAATGATCGACGTTCATACCTTTATTGGGCATACAAG AACAATATCCCAGTTTATTGTCCAGGTTTAACGGATGGCTCACTGGGAGACATGTTGTACTTTCATTCTTTCCGCAGCCCAGGCCTGATCATCGACTTAGTGCAAG ATATTAGGGCCATGAATGATGAAGCTGTCCATGCAAGCCCAAGGAAGACTGGAATGATCATTCTCGGAGGGGGCATGCCCAAACATCACATTTCCAATGCCAATATGTTTCGTAATGGTGCGGATTATGCTGTCTTCATCAATACTGCGCAAGAGTTTGATGGGAGTGATTCTGGAGCGCGTCCTGACGAGGCTGTATCATGGGGAAAAATACGGGATTCTGCCAAAACTGTCAAG GTGCATTGCGATGCAACAATTGCTTTCCCTCTGCTGGTTGCTGAAACATTTGCGAAGAACGCTGTCCAGACTACGACTTGA
- the LOC103400753 gene encoding probable caffeoyl-CoA O-methyltransferase At4g26220 isoform X1, with protein MPKTKAVQLSSTAVGGIYVSSLVGGSGATGEIPNSSKTYLFREVLIRFTIAAANSKSKDGRLGLHLGSSELLGLVAFSLQMEHSAKKDLNLEKKGLLQSDELYQYILETSVYPHEPEPLKELRAATASHPRAEMATAPDAGQLMAMLLKLVDAKKTIEVGVFTGYSLLLTALTIPDDGKIVAIDVNRETYEQIGLPIIKKAGVEHKIDFIESQALPVLDKLLENHENEGSFDFAFIDADKVNYWNYHERLMKLLKVGGIVVYDNTLWGGTVVMPDELIPEFRKPGKQATIELNKLLAADPRVQISHASLGDGITICRRLY; from the exons ATGCCAAAGACAAAGGCAGTACAACTTTCCTCAACAGCGGTTGGTGGAATATATGTCAGCAGCTTGGTGGGTGGGTCGGGTGCCACGGGAGAAATCCCCAACTCATCAAAAACATATTTATTTAGAGAGGTGTTGATTCGGTTCACCATCGCTGCTGCAAATTCAAAGTCCAAAGACGGAAGACTCGGCCTTCACCTTGGATCATCGG AATTGCTTGGACTAGTTGCTTTCTCTTTGCAAATGGAGCACAGCGCCAAAAAGGACCTGAATCTAGAGAAGAAGGGACTGCTGCAGAGTGACGAGTTATATCAG TATATCTTGGAGACTAGTGTGTATCCACATGAACCGGAGCCTCTCAAGGAGCTTAGAGCTGCCACCGCCAGCCACCCGAG GGCTGAGATGGCTACTGCACCAGATGCAGGTCAGTTAATGGCCATGCTGTTGAAGCTAGTAGATGCAAAGAAAACTATTGAAGTTGGCGTTTTCACCGGATACTCTCTCCTCCTCACTGCTCTTACAATTCCTGACGATGGCAAG ATTGTAGCCATAGATGTGAATCGTGAGACGTATGAGCAAATAGGGCTTCCAATCATAAAGAAAGCCGGTGTTGAGCACAAAATCGACTTCATTGAATCCCAGGCCCTACCGGTTCTTGATAAGCTACTAGAAAAT CATGAAAACGAAGGAAGTTTCGACTTTGCTTTCATCGATGCCGACAAGGTCAACTACTGGAACTACCATGAGAGGTTAATGAAGCTGTTGAAGGTGGGTGGTATAGTTGTCTATGATAACACCCTCTGGGGAGGAACGGTTGTAATGCCTGATGAGTTGATTCCGGAGTTCAGGAAACCAGGCAAACAGGCGACAATCGAGCTTAACAAGTTACTTGCAGCCGATCCTCGTGTCCAGATTTCACATGCTTCTTTGGGTGATGGGATCACAATTTGTCGTCGACTTTACTGA
- the LOC103400754 gene encoding probable caffeoyl-CoA O-methyltransferase At4g26220, whose product MEKTRKQAITAGNPTVLQSQKLQEYILKTSVYPREPNALKELRIAASNHPMAFMSTSPDSGQFMALLLKLVNPKKAIEIGVFTGYSLLLTALTIPDDGKITAIDTDRKAYEMGLPSIKKAGVENKIDFIESPAMPILDKLLEDPEKEGSFDFAFVDADKNNYWNYHERLMKLIKVGGMVMYDNTLWGGTVAWPEEDAPEAKREWRRCAIEFNELVSADARVEISQVPLGDGITICWRVC is encoded by the exons ATGGAGAAAACCCGAAAGCAGGCGATTACGGCCGGTAATCCGACTGTATTGCAGAGCCAGAAGTTACAAGAG TATATATTGAAAACTAGTGTGTACCCAAGAGAACCAAATGCTCTCAAGGAACTGAGGATTGCTGCTTCAAACCACCCCAT GGCTTTCATGAGCACTTCACCGGATTCCGGTCAGTTCATGGCCCTTCTCTTGAAGCTGGTGAATCCAAAGAAGGCAATTGAAATCGGAGTTTTTACCGGCTACTCTCTTCTCCTCACGGCTCTCACAATTCCTGATGATGGCAAG ATTACGGCCATAGACACCGACCGAAAAGCATACGAAATGGGGTTGCCAAGTATAAAAAAAGCTGGCGTCGAAAACAAAATCGACTTCATTGAGTCCCCAGCTATGCCAATTCTTGATAAACTCTTAGAAGAC CCAGAGAAGGAAGGGAGTTTCGACTTTGCTTTCGTTGACGCGGACAAGAACAACTACTGGAACTACCACGAAAGGCTAATGAAACTGATTAAGGTTGGCGGGATGGTAATGTATGATAACACACTCTGGGGAGGAACAGTTGCTTGGCCGGAAGAGGATGCTCCGGAGGCCAAAAGGGAGTGGCGGCGGTGTGCAATTGAGTTTAATGAATTGGTTTCCGCTGACGCTCGCGTCGAAATTTCCCAGGTTCCATTGGGCGACGGGATCACAATCTGCTGGCGCGTTTGCTGA
- the LOC103426660 gene encoding probable caffeoyl-CoA O-methyltransferase At4g26220 isoform X2: MIKRWEFVTQKFKTLGFLVPLKFSFAGLLSLPLYKHVHRVSINLSVTVGFVELLGLVAFSLQMEHSVKKDGNPVNKGLLQSDELYQYILETSVYPREPEPLKELRAATASHPRAEMATAPDAGQLMAMLLKLVDAKKTIEVGVFTGYSLLLTALTIPDDGKIVAIDVNREAYEQIGLPIIKKAGVAHKIDFIESQALPVLDKLLENHENEGSFDFAFIDADKDNYWNYHERLMKLLKVGGLVVYDNTLWGGTVVMPDELTPESKKPSRPATIEFNKFLAADPRVQISHASLGDGITICRRLY; encoded by the exons ATGATCAAAAGGTGGGAATTTGTTActcaaaagttcaaaactttgggatttttggtgccattgaagtttagttttgcaGGGTTGCTCTCTCTGCCATTGTACAAACATGTCCATCGAGTTTCGATTAATCTGTCCGTAACTGTTGGATTTGTAGAATTGCTTGGACTAGTTGCTTTCTCTTTGCAAATGGAGCACAGCGTTAAAAAGGACGGGAATCCGGTGAACAAGGGACTGCTGCAGAGTGACGAGTTATATCAG TATATCTTGGAGACCAGTGTATATCCACGTGAACCGGAGCCTCTCAAGGAGCTAAGAGCTGCCACCGCCAGCCACCCGAG GGCTGAGATGGCTACTGCACCAGATGCAGGTCAGTTAATGGCCATGCTGTTGAAGCTCGTAGATGCAAAGAAAACGATTGAAGTTGGCGTTTTCACCGGATACTCTCTCCTCCTTACTGCTCTTACAATTCCCGACGATGGCAAG ATTGTAGCCATAGATGTGAATCGTGAGGCGTATGAGCAAATAGGGCTTCCAATCATAAAGAAAGCCGGTGTTGCGCACAAAATCGACTTCATTGAATCCCAGGCCCTACCGGTTCTTGATAAGCTACTAGAAAAT CATGAAAACGAAGGAAGTTTCGACTTTGCTTTCATCGATGCCGACAAGGACAACTACTGGAACTACCATGAGAGGCTAATGAAGCTGTTGAAGGTGGGTGGTTTAGTTGTCTATGATAACACCCTCTGGGGAGGAACGGTTGTAATGCCTGATGAGTTGACTCCAGAGAGCAAGAAACCAAGCAGACCGGCGACCATCGAGTTTAACAAGTTCCTTGCAGCCGATCCTCGTGTCCAGATTTCGCATGCTTCTTTGGGTGATGGGATCACAATCTGTCGTCGTCTTTACTGA
- the LOC103426660 gene encoding probable caffeoyl-CoA O-methyltransferase At4g26220 isoform X1, whose amino-acid sequence MEHSVKKDGNPVNKGLLQSDELYQYILETSVYPREPEPLKELRAATASHPRAEMATAPDAGQLMAMLLKLVDAKKTIEVGVFTGYSLLLTALTIPDDGKIVAIDVNREAYEQIGLPIIKKAGVAHKIDFIESQALPVLDKLLENHENEGSFDFAFIDADKDNYWNYHERLMKLLKVGGLVVYDNTLWGGTVVMPDELTPESKKPSRPATIEFNKFLAADPRVQISHASLGDGITICRRLY is encoded by the exons ATGGAGCACAGCGTTAAAAAGGACGGGAATCCGGTGAACAAGGGACTGCTGCAGAGTGACGAGTTATATCAG TATATCTTGGAGACCAGTGTATATCCACGTGAACCGGAGCCTCTCAAGGAGCTAAGAGCTGCCACCGCCAGCCACCCGAG GGCTGAGATGGCTACTGCACCAGATGCAGGTCAGTTAATGGCCATGCTGTTGAAGCTCGTAGATGCAAAGAAAACGATTGAAGTTGGCGTTTTCACCGGATACTCTCTCCTCCTTACTGCTCTTACAATTCCCGACGATGGCAAG ATTGTAGCCATAGATGTGAATCGTGAGGCGTATGAGCAAATAGGGCTTCCAATCATAAAGAAAGCCGGTGTTGCGCACAAAATCGACTTCATTGAATCCCAGGCCCTACCGGTTCTTGATAAGCTACTAGAAAAT CATGAAAACGAAGGAAGTTTCGACTTTGCTTTCATCGATGCCGACAAGGACAACTACTGGAACTACCATGAGAGGCTAATGAAGCTGTTGAAGGTGGGTGGTTTAGTTGTCTATGATAACACCCTCTGGGGAGGAACGGTTGTAATGCCTGATGAGTTGACTCCAGAGAGCAAGAAACCAAGCAGACCGGCGACCATCGAGTTTAACAAGTTCCTTGCAGCCGATCCTCGTGTCCAGATTTCGCATGCTTCTTTGGGTGATGGGATCACAATCTGTCGTCGTCTTTACTGA
- the LOC103400753 gene encoding probable caffeoyl-CoA O-methyltransferase At4g26220 isoform X2, translating to MPKTKAVQLSSTAVGGIYVSSLVGGSGATGEIPNSSKTYLFREVLIRFTIAAANSKSKDGRLGLHLGSSELLGLVAFSLQMEHSAKKDLNLEKKGLLQSDELYQYILETSVYPHEPEPLKELRAATASHPRAEMATAPDAGQLMAMLLKLVDAKKTIEVGVFTGYSLLLTALTIPDDGKHENEGSFDFAFIDADKVNYWNYHERLMKLLKVGGIVVYDNTLWGGTVVMPDELIPEFRKPGKQATIELNKLLAADPRVQISHASLGDGITICRRLY from the exons ATGCCAAAGACAAAGGCAGTACAACTTTCCTCAACAGCGGTTGGTGGAATATATGTCAGCAGCTTGGTGGGTGGGTCGGGTGCCACGGGAGAAATCCCCAACTCATCAAAAACATATTTATTTAGAGAGGTGTTGATTCGGTTCACCATCGCTGCTGCAAATTCAAAGTCCAAAGACGGAAGACTCGGCCTTCACCTTGGATCATCGG AATTGCTTGGACTAGTTGCTTTCTCTTTGCAAATGGAGCACAGCGCCAAAAAGGACCTGAATCTAGAGAAGAAGGGACTGCTGCAGAGTGACGAGTTATATCAG TATATCTTGGAGACTAGTGTGTATCCACATGAACCGGAGCCTCTCAAGGAGCTTAGAGCTGCCACCGCCAGCCACCCGAG GGCTGAGATGGCTACTGCACCAGATGCAGGTCAGTTAATGGCCATGCTGTTGAAGCTAGTAGATGCAAAGAAAACTATTGAAGTTGGCGTTTTCACCGGATACTCTCTCCTCCTCACTGCTCTTACAATTCCTGACGATGGCAAG CATGAAAACGAAGGAAGTTTCGACTTTGCTTTCATCGATGCCGACAAGGTCAACTACTGGAACTACCATGAGAGGTTAATGAAGCTGTTGAAGGTGGGTGGTATAGTTGTCTATGATAACACCCTCTGGGGAGGAACGGTTGTAATGCCTGATGAGTTGATTCCGGAGTTCAGGAAACCAGGCAAACAGGCGACAATCGAGCTTAACAAGTTACTTGCAGCCGATCCTCGTGTCCAGATTTCACATGCTTCTTTGGGTGATGGGATCACAATTTGTCGTCGACTTTACTGA